A portion of the Paenibacillus marchantiae genome contains these proteins:
- a CDS encoding ABC transporter permease, whose amino-acid sequence MKELSNKLSLLWLNYKKNKAIYWMALPVVLYFLVFKYLPMYGVIIAFKDYSVGKGIWGSDWVGLQHFRDFFQSYYFWRILKNTLLLSFYQLLFGFPAPILLALLLNELRHEIFKRTVQTISYIPHFISIVVICGMIVDFSSRDGLFNTIIGYFGGQSSALLSDPANFRTIYTASSIWQELGFSSIIYLAALSGINPELYDAANVDGASRLRQVWHITLPGIIPMIMILLILRIGGLMEIGFEKIILLYNPNVYDTADVISTFVYRKGISESAEFSYTTAVGLFQSVINFTLLIGANRLSKAISNTKLF is encoded by the coding sequence ATGAAAGAGTTGTCGAACAAGCTTTCCTTGTTATGGCTCAATTACAAAAAGAATAAAGCCATCTATTGGATGGCTCTTCCCGTCGTTTTATATTTTCTCGTCTTCAAATACCTGCCGATGTACGGAGTCATCATTGCGTTCAAAGACTACTCGGTGGGCAAGGGCATATGGGGCAGTGATTGGGTCGGATTGCAGCATTTTCGTGATTTCTTTCAGAGCTATTATTTCTGGCGAATTCTGAAGAATACTCTTTTGCTAAGCTTTTATCAGCTGTTGTTCGGTTTTCCGGCTCCCATTCTTCTTGCTCTTCTGCTTAACGAGCTCAGACATGAAATCTTCAAACGTACGGTGCAGACGATCTCGTACATTCCTCACTTTATTTCCATTGTTGTCATCTGCGGCATGATTGTTGATTTTTCGTCCCGCGATGGTCTATTCAACACCATCATTGGTTATTTTGGCGGTCAGAGCAGCGCGCTTCTCAGCGATCCGGCCAATTTCCGTACCATTTATACCGCCTCATCGATCTGGCAGGAGCTCGGCTTCTCCAGCATCATTTATTTAGCTGCACTTAGCGGCATTAACCCTGAGCTCTACGATGCTGCCAACGTGGACGGAGCGAGTCGGCTTCGCCAGGTGTGGCATATCACGCTTCCCGGCATCATTCCGATGATTATGATCCTCCTCATACTCCGCATTGGTGGACTGATGGAGATTGGGTTCGAGAAAATTATTCTGCTCTATAATCCGAATGTGTATGATACAGCAGATGTGATCTCGACGTTTGTCTACCGCAAAGGGATTAGTGAAAGTGCCGAGTTCAGCTATACCACCGCGGTGGGTCTCTTCCAGTCGGTCATTAACTTTACGCTGCTAATCGGTGCCAATCGCCTGTCCAAGGCGATATCCAATACCAAGCTGTTCTAG
- a CDS encoding carbohydrate ABC transporter permease — MRMKRSMGERLFGGANAILMTGLIIVTLYPLLHVLNASLSDSGQLMAHRGLLLFPKGITMESYKLVLSNPNILSGYRNTIFIVVVGTALNLLFTILGAYTLSRKSFMLRNPIMLAIVFTMFFNGGIIPSYLLINNTLHMGNSLWALIVPGLISSYNLIIMRTSFAEISESLLESARIDGAGEMLILWRIVVPLSMPVIAVMILFYGVGHWNSWFSAILYIRDRNLFPLQLVLREILIQNSTDSMTTGATAMDKEAIGESVKYATVMVATLPILFIYPFLQKYFVKGVMIGAIKE; from the coding sequence TTGCGAATGAAAAGGTCCATGGGAGAGCGTCTGTTTGGCGGTGCCAACGCGATTCTGATGACAGGGCTAATTATCGTAACCTTGTATCCACTGCTGCATGTGCTAAATGCATCGCTTAGCGACTCAGGTCAACTCATGGCCCATAGAGGCCTGCTGCTTTTCCCCAAAGGGATTACGATGGAGAGCTACAAGCTGGTACTGAGCAACCCCAACATCCTATCCGGATACAGGAACACGATATTCATTGTGGTGGTGGGCACGGCGCTTAATCTGCTGTTTACTATTCTGGGGGCGTACACGTTGTCCCGCAAAAGCTTTATGCTCCGCAATCCGATTATGCTGGCGATTGTATTTACGATGTTTTTTAACGGCGGAATCATACCGTCTTATCTGTTGATTAATAACACGCTTCATATGGGCAACAGCCTCTGGGCTCTGATTGTACCCGGTCTGATCAGCAGCTATAATCTGATTATTATGCGAACTTCCTTTGCGGAAATCTCGGAAAGTCTACTAGAGTCGGCCCGTATAGACGGGGCAGGAGAGATGCTCATTCTGTGGCGGATCGTCGTACCATTGTCTATGCCCGTTATTGCGGTGATGATTCTCTTTTACGGCGTCGGTCACTGGAATTCATGGTTCAGTGCGATCCTGTATATTCGGGACCGGAACCTGTTTCCACTTCAACTGGTGCTGCGAGAAATTCTGATTCAGAACAGTACAGACTCGATGACGACAGGAGCGACCGCTATGGACAAAGAGGCCATCGGGGAAAGTGTAAAATACGCAACCGTTATGGTAGCCACCCTTCCTATATTGTTCATCTATCCGTTTCTGCAGAAATACTTTGTTAAAGGTGTTATGATCGGAGCAATCAAAGAATAG